The Musa acuminata AAA Group cultivar baxijiao chromosome BXJ2-2, Cavendish_Baxijiao_AAA, whole genome shotgun sequence genome has a segment encoding these proteins:
- the LOC135605173 gene encoding calmodulin-1-like, giving the protein MAEQLTDDQIAEFKEAFSLFDKDGDGCITTKELGTVMRSLGQNPTEAELQDMINEVDADGNGTIDFPEFLNLMARKMKDTDSEEELKEAFRVFDKDQNGFISAAELRHVMTNLGEKLTDEEVDEMIREADVDGDGQINYEEFVKIMMAK; this is encoded by the exons ATGGCGGAGCAGCTTACCGACGACCAGATTGCCGAGTTCAAGGAGGCCTTCAGCTTGTTCGACAAGGACGGCGATG GTTGTATCACAACAAAGGAGCTTGGAACGGTGATGCGTTCTTTGGGTCAGAATCCTACAGAAGCAGAGCTGCAAGACATGATAAATGAGGTTGACGCTGATGGCAATGGAACAATCGACTTTCCAGAGTTTCTTAATCTGATGGCTCGCAAGATGAAGGATACTGATTCAGAGGAGGAACTAAAGGAAGCGTTCCGAGTGTTTGACAAGGACCAGAACGGTTTCATCTCAGCTGCAGAACTCCGCCATGTCATGACCAACCTTGGAGAGAAGCTTACTGATGAGGAAGTTGATGAAATGATTCGTGAAGCAGATGTCGATGGCGACGGCCAGATCAACTATGAGGAATTCGTTAAAATCATGATGGCCAAGTGA